AAAGCAACAATACAACAAACCAAGTCATGTTGTTTTCTGCAGATCAATATCAATAATCTTCCATACACAAGTAACCAAAGTCCCAGATGTTCGGCTGCACCAATGATGGAACGGACATACTCGTAGTAGAAAACGGAAGAGTGTAAACGTAGGACAAAAGCCAAGAGAGACGCATTCTGATTCTTCGCTGGTTGTTGTCTCCACGGAAAGGGAGATGGCCTGGTTAATTTGTTAGGGGTCACTGCTTCACAAGATATCCAATCGAGGGACAGTGACCCCCCACAGCAACAGCCCAACTTGTTTTTATCAACACTAATGCATCATCAACTGCCGATAAAATACGAGTTAATCCTGCGTCAAAGTCAAATGAATCGTGCCCCACTTGCCAGAGTCCAGATGGACCCCAAAGACTTGAAGACTTGCATTCAATCTGCTGGAAAATCGGCTCCTACCTAACTTAACTTGTTCCTATCATTATTACCGCTAAGCAGATTAGTGGATTGAATCATCTAACATCATgaacagaaaagaaagcagGACAAGCGGTACTATCTATTCTTTCACGGTACTAACAGAAAACACTACAATTGTCGATGGTACAGCCTACATACAAATACTACTATAAATTACaagcagaaaaagaacaagaacaagaagaagattacaagaacaaaaaagaaaagaaaagaaaagaaaagaaatctaGTCTTGGCTGCGGGCGCTGCAGGTGGAGGCGCTCCGTACGGACTCGTCGATCCGGTCGAGGCGGGGCTtccacggcgccggcgacgcccCGGCCGAGCAGAACTTGCTGCCAGCCGGCTTCGCCGTTACTCGGGGGTCCTCCTCCGGGGCCCGATCAGCAGCGAAGAGCGCGTCGACGGGGCACGGGGATCCCCCGTGACCGCCGGACTTGCGGGCGAGCGCCGTGAGGCGGTTCATGAGGCAggcgaggtcgacggcggAGGACTCGGCCTGGAAGACGGAGTGCGGGAGCAGGAAGTAGACGGTGCCCGGCTGCAGCGCCTCGTCGGGCCGGAACGGGGCCCGGCCCGGCTGCAGCAGGTGGGCCGACGAGCACAGCACGTatctcgaggaagaagaggaagaagaagaagcgagggaggcggtggcgcgcgCGACGGTGACGGCGGGGCCGTCGGCGGCGAAGTCCTGCACGTAGCCGTTGGTGTGGATCACCCGCACCCCCGCGTGCGGCCGCAGCGCGCtcgaggacgccgccgccgccgagaaggCGCACCCCATGGCTGTGCTGAGGCTCTCGCTCCAGAGTCCGGAGGCTGGAGAATTACTGAGATGAGAGCTCTCTCGATCTGTCGGTCTGGTCTATAAGCTGGagtagcttgccgggcggaGCGGGGGTTGACGGAGTGTTGGGCTTGCTTGGCGCTCGTGACGACGGACGGATCAGGACGAGAGCTTAGCACGCGGTGGCGTGGACTGCGGGACGTGGCGCTTTGCTTGCTTCCGATTTGTGGAAAATTCAGGCGCGCGGAGATAGCTAGCTGCTGGCGAatgcgaggaggagaagagaagaacccGATGGAAACTTAGatatatagcaaaaccgtttgATTAATCGGTGACTCCTTTATATGCACGAGATGATGAGTGCGACTGGACAATTCTGAGGGCCGggtttggattttttttcttggataAGCTCGCGCGCTTCTGCGTATGTACTTATCTACGTGTGCTGCTTACTTTATACTACGAGTTTGCAATTTAACTTGGATGCAAATCATGTGAAATAATACCCCGTAATGTTAAGACTGCCTAGTGGCACGTAGGAGGAGGATACTACGCAAATCATATGAGATAAGCACTTGGTGGTAGCTTGTCCAGTTCTCTACTACTCCTTACATCAGTGGCTTCGCTTAGTTTTATTTAGTTTGGTGCGTTGAGTCCAAATCACGTGGCACGGAGAAAACAGAGTGACGCGATGCCATCTGCCGTGCGGCGTCTTCTTCCGTGCTTGCCCAGAGTAATTAATTACTACAAAATTGAAGAAGATAAGGTGGAGCCTATCTTGTGGGTACTGTCAGGTGACGGTTGGGAAAACCGTCCGCTCGCAGCCGGGGAATTTcttgcggcgccggcggccggaaaaCAAAACCGTGTACGTGTATATGTTGCATGCCACGCCAGCCCGCAGTTTGGCCTTTGTGTTTCAGGCAGTGGTGGCTTACTTTTCTGTAACGTACACTAgttctgtttctaaatataaacaTAAGATTTTCTTTGGAAAATAATGTGAATAAAATGGAGATGTTTTATCTTTGTTACAGGTCGAACTTCTTAAGATTTAACCCAGTTTATAAGAAAAATGTACTAACATCGACAATATTAAGTATATCGACAATATTAAGTATAttataaaatatatatcatggcAGATTTAACAGAACTAATTTATAGTTGTAGATTttggtagtttttttttctaaatttggccaaactaTTTTTTTACTTGGGGCAAAACTAGGGGCTcatttggtaaaaaaatatgtaaCATTGATTTATGTACGGAATATagtaaaaaatgtttcaacaTGACTTTTTCAACCGGACTCGATTGATTTATGAACGATACATGTGTTTTCGCAGTTATGTTGGACTAAGTTTAGTCTAATGCACCAGTCCGGGGTGGTTTCCACCGGTCCGGATGGTTTATGTATCGCTCAATCGAGTCTTTTTTCCGTCTTGTCTTGTTTTCCACTTGAAAACTGTGGCAGTTCAGCGATTAGGCTGTGCCGGTTTGTCTAAAATAATATCATGTATCGTTACGAATTCATTGTAGTCGATTCAGCCGTCCTGAAGACATATAacacacataaaaaaatgGTTGAATTCTTGATCTTTAGTTTCAAACAGATCACATGATGGGAACAAATCTACTTACATTGTCCTGATCAATGTCTCCGATAATATCTTCAAGATGTGGGTCTCCTATACCGAACTCTTCACAGgctacttcctccatccagcCACACCTCATTCATCGATCAGCTCAATGGTTCAAACTTTGCCTTCACAAACCTGATTGACATATATTCAGGTTCCTCATAGGCCTAAAATATTCTTGATATTTGAACTGCAACAATTCTGAATCgtctaaaaatttgaaataccATCATAGTCTATTGATGCCAAATAGTTCTTTATATAGTTGTTCTAACATACACAACTAAACCTGGGTACCTTTATGAAGGATAATGAATGTCAGCATGATCATTTAAAACAGCATGAAAAAGCACAGAGAGCAACTAAAGAATATTAGGTTGGGGGcatgaaaactgaaaaaaggCTGGCATAAAAGTCAGAGTGTTGCTTTGAACAGAAGAAAAGGAGCaccattttaattaaaaaaaagaaaggtaaTTACATGTTATTATTGAAATCCATCATTCTGAACTCCTCGGTTAACTGCTGGATCGGTTTTCCTTGATAACAAGCTAATCATAATTATAGTTTTTTGACATAACCTATACACGAGAGTTGTCCGATAGGTACCTtattatatatgtatatcaCTGGTTTCAAGAAGGGGAATTTCCCTACTTGCAGATCACCTGTCCTCAACTGTCAAGTGTTTGAAGGAATTGTACAAATTATGAACCTTTTCATGTAAAGTTCATGTAAGAATTGAGAGACGTGcctatcatttttttttgagagaagtGAGTTATTGCAGAATAAAAATGTGGCAACACAATTCAGTTAAACATTTCATTCTAATATAAAATCTCCATTATACATCATACACCATATATACAATTAGATAGCACAAACTgaactgaaaagaaaaagaagaagtagaGAGATGTCGGACGTCGACAGCTGCCATAACCCATAAGGACTCACAATGCTCCTGCTGTTGGGGGTTTCAGGAAAGGAGCAGCGGGAGCCAGGAGGAGATGCAGGGGAAGGGAACAGGACAGCCGGGAGAGCCGCTGGTTGGGAAAGGGGCGGTCGGTCTTGACGGCGGTCGCTGCACGAGATGGAgggccaaggccaaggagatgcGGTCGACGGTTGGCCGGTTGGGTGGTGGCGTGGTGCAGCGAGATCCATGGCGGGAGGGACGGGGCCTGGCAAGGCAGCGCGGGTGGGACGGGGCTGCCGGCTGCGGCTGGGCGAGGCCTGCGAGGCGGGGCACGAGGATTTTGACAATTTGACGGCGCAGGATTCCTACGGACGGCTACAGTATTTTGTACGGAGTACCGTATAGGTATTTCTTGTTTAGTCCCATACGGCCTACGGAAGAACGACCCGACGGGTTTATAAGCCGGATACCGCATTGAGTAGACGCACCAAGCGGAAAGCCTGGTTAGCCGATACATTAACAACCGACTAAGTTAAGCTGCGAAACAAAGCCCGTGATTGATCTTGATCGTGCTTTGACCTGCTGTACACACCCAGTCAGCTAACTATAAGCTGCACATACGGACGTGTGGTAAATCAGCGAACTAAAGCCTGAGATTAATATCACCGCGGTGATTGCTTGCGGCTGGCTTGGTCCAAGGATCCCACACCGACACGGCTGTGGCTTCGCAATttctttttgtatttttttttggagttcATACTGCGTGACGTCCGCGCAGCGTGCGTGCATCACAGGTTCAGCATTAGAGAAGCACATCCGAGCCAGTTCAGATCAAACTGGAATGCAGGGAGTAATTAATTGTGAAAACATGCTTGGAAATATCAAATGATTGCATAAATATTTGTATATCTGAGATGTCCGATCACTGCAGCATAAAACTCACACACACGTAACATTCTTTCATATGCATGCAACATCGTTACAAGAACATATGATTCCTTACTAGACTTGACATTAGGTTACAAGAGCATGTACCTAGCTATTGTTACCTAGCTATGAAATAATATACAATAgacaaaattataaaaaatCCAACACGGTAATGTAAAGGATGCAGACATCATAGCATGCTATTATTCCAATGTTTTTATGAGGAAGCTATAGGGGAACACCGACAGTATGAACCAAATTAAAGTCATTTTAACCCAAGTAATGGATCTGTACATCtactccctcacctcctcaCCCCTAATTTATGATTTTTGTATATCTGCATCAGTAAGTGCATCCATATTTAAATTTATTAAGAAGAATTTTATTAACATTTCAAATATTAAAAGCAACTAAAGCAGATAAAACCCACCGACAAATTTAAGGGAAATGAGTGAATATCTAGTGAGTCACTTTGTaaacaaaatttcaaaaataatttgaattagtatttgttttttcttcaagacTAGTTGTAAGCTAATTGTAGCCAATTTATGCAAGTTTGGTGACTGGTCTTAAAAAATAGTTTAACATATGGAAttttattaaatgacaacaccaTTAAATAGTAGGACTCATTCTTAAATCTTGctattgtactagatttctgGATGTTATAAATTAAAACAAAGAGgtagaaagaagaagaatacctCTCCTAATCTATGAGGACCATCCATGGTGTGAATACCTCCAAGATTTGTGATGTCACCTTTATTATCATGTAACATGGGGATTGTTCCTCTTGGGCATGAAATGGTAGGCAGATGTGCCAATGAGTAGGTAGGTACAGATGAAGACCGGTTACGAAGCTCATATGAATGATAGCTAGGTTTCATATGTTTCAACAAGCACACCACAATAATGTCATGCTGAATATATTTTTGAGGCACTATCGTACTATATAAATAAATACATACTTAAATGGTACATTGTTGGTCTAGTTTGGTTCCACGAGATAACAATTAATGTATCCTTAATCTCCTTGATGTATGACAATACAACTTTGTTACATACACTCATTCGGAGGACAACCATCACATAAATTTTTTTACATGGACACACACATAAGAGGTCAAAGATGAAAAAATAATCTCATGCATGGATGGTGTCATGTTCATTTCGTTTGGCCCCGGCTCACAAGTGGAAGTGGTTGGAAATTatgcttgatttttttgtaTGTGAATTATAATCACATATACAATATAGTGGAATATATATAGTCTTATTACGATGATTGATATAAAACTTGTGAATGGAGTACTACGACTTTGCATATAATTATTCAGATTTCAATATAACTGTTCTCAACTCATCATGCAAAGATAGAAAACAATCGGTGACATGCTAGAATGCTTCAAAATCTCATATTATTGAAGTAGAAAAGAACAACAATAAACGGTCCGAACGGGCCAAAACAGCGGGCTAGACCCTTCCCTTGCCCAATTCATTTCTAtactttttttgaaaaaaaaactaacggGTCCTGGCCCATTGCTAACTACAAAAAGAGACCAAACGGCACAAAACAGCCAGAATATATCAAGCCTTCGGGACGGACACAAAACTAGGTCGGGCCAGGTTTTTTTCAGAAACAAGCATGTGGGCTGGTCCGGCATGGTACAAAATGCTCTTCGGCCAATCGGGTCGGGCTGTGCCATATCATACCGGGCCGTGTCGGGCCGATGACCACCTTCTCGCCGGCCCAAAGGCCTGGGAAAGCCCGCCTAGCTACGGCCCGAGCAAGGGTAGGCCACGCAGGGGAAAACTGTCATCACCGGACGGGCTGCCACGCGAGCAGAGGCTAGCAGGAGGAGCTCCGCCAGCCACAGATCTGAATCCCACGACCGAGCGCCGGCCACCATGAGCGACCGCAGATCCGGCGTGCCGGGCACCGGAACTGGTAGCCGAGCGTCGCCAGTAGCTGTCATCTCGCTGCACGACGGCTCCGCCCCCGCCACTCCATGTCGCCGCACCACCGAAGAGCCCGACCACCCGCTTCGGGGGCGGAACTCACCCAGTTGAAATTTCTATGACACTAACCCTTCCATTTCTATCATTTCCTTGAAATTTCTATTATATATGAAGCATGATAATGAGGCAACTCACCCCCTTCATGCCATAACATTGTCAAACTTTCCAAATATTTACTCAAATGTGCGCAAGGACTAGAAATCATATAACCTCGATGAGATTGCACTTCACAGGTAacattttaaataaaatatactAGCAAGAAACTAACCTGTACTTTGTGGCTCTTTAGCAATGGATGACTGAGAGTTGGTTGTTAATTTATGTCGATGCACTTGAAGACATCACCATCTTCAATCTATATTAAAGATTACGATCCGTTAGCTGCCTAGAACAACGTTATATACGTTAAAGAAAtggtaaaaaaattaattccccaatccatattagttgtctaAAAATACATGcagatttttttaattgtttgTCCATTTTCTCTCATGTGTACCGGTTCTTGTGTGATCAATCCGATTTTGTCAGATGCTATACCCCGTGATTTTGTGATTTGTTCATCCGCGACCAAAATTTTGCAGGCCACGAgcctgcttttttttaaaatcatgaGAATGTTATCAGTGTCGTGCTTCACTTggagcccgccactgatgggtATAGCATCAGCAACAGGCAAAAAGCCCGTCACTGATGGTGGCATCATCACTAACGGGTGgaacgaccgttactgatgatgaccatcattactggcaggaagttagtaacggcggccccgtCCGTTACTGATGCTGTTTTTCGACCGTAGTAGTGAGACGCTTtttatatatagatgcatacatatttagaaaaatttgagacaaataatatgagaAGGAGTAACTAGTAATGCCTCATGTGTACCCAAATAGTCTTAACACAGTCCTGATCATTAGATTGCCCATCTCCCAAAGCCAAAGCAATAAATGCTGGAAAAAGAATCAGTGCGACTGCCATGTGTTGTAACGTCGGGGGCGATGGTGAATTCTCAAGCTATTTTTCTTTGCTAAGCAAGTACTCCTTACACCGACACCCGTTGGTGGAAGGTAATAAATTAACAGCTCATTTTAAAATACTATAAATTGTGCACATCAATTAGAATATCTTTCGAAATTTCAGTAATTAATACTCttaatattaagtgactcaaatttatccaaatataaatgtaacGATGTctaaaatgtctagatacatgtaatagaaagttacttaatatgagacgggaGAATATTCATTAAATATATAGCTAGGCTTTATGGCACCATTAATTAATGTAACATTTGCGTGTAGATCAAGACGGAGTCATAGGATCCGTCCAGCCACTAGAAAAGCACCCAGTTCCCAGTTAATTGGCGAGGAAATGGGGACTTGGGAGCGGCCGGTCACGAGCTTTCTTGTCACCCTTTCTTCCCGAGAAGAGATGTCTCATCCCTAGATcgttttactccctccgtttcatgcTAAAAGACGCATAaggtttcattaagacaagttGTGATGTGCAGCTCCTAATTTCATCATTAGAAAGCCATTTTGTTAGTTAGCTATGCAAAACAATGCTTAGGCAAGTAGGACTTGTTTGCACATGTTAGGAAGTTGCGAGAGCTGAATGCAAATCTTTCTATTTAGGCCTCTCCCCTCGTTTGAAAATAGACAGTGAgttgtagttttttttgttcttgagAGCTCTAGGTTAGGGTGAGAGGAGAGACATTTGATCCACCGAATTCACCTAAAATTTTGAGAGATTGTTGAGAATTTGAAGCCTCCCCATCCTCGTTGGATTCCACTTTGTACTCTTCGTCTCTCCAACAACCTGGACCTATGCAGTGGACTCGAAGGCGAGCCTGGCTCACGTGCCAGCACTACACACAGGCACGCACGCAATGGACACACCTGTCGCGTTTATTTGCTAACAATCTCCCCCTAAACCGGGACCTACACAAGGGCCGGCTCGTCGTCGACGTCGGTGACGAgcgtcttctccttcctcggctGCCGGCAGTCACGGGAGAAGTGACCGCGaacgccacaattgaagcactTGCCGCGCCATCCCTTCGTGCCCGACTAACGCTGCTCCCAAAGTcgtcgtggccgccgccgtgcctcCCATTGATCAGCCGTGAGCAGAAGCTGGCCGTCATTCCATTTGCCGCCGGCTAGCTGCGCGCGCGGCCGTGAGTGTTCCTCGAACGCCTTGAGCCTTTTCTTTGTGGCTAAACTTCTGACTTTATTAACTCACAAAAGTATGATTACAATCGCTGACTCCAGACTAGACGGAAGAAAACTAGGAGCCGGAGCATCCCAATCTGCCGAAGCACCAGCCATGGCATGGCTGCATAACGAGCACATGTGTGGGCAACAGTATTGGCCGAACGACGGACAAAAACAATATGAAAAGAGAAAACTCATAAAATTCAAACTAATCTCAGCTATCTCACTGAGGTTTGGGGCCATCACCGCTCGATGGGAATTTTGCGTCTGCCAAAGGCGAACCAATTCTTGACAGTCAGTTTCGCACACATGACATGGGTGAAGCCCTTCTCCAGAACTAAGCAGCAAGCATCCCGCAGTGCTAGCGCCTCAGTAATCAACGGATCTGATAATCCTTGACATATCCGACTTCTGACAGCAATAAAATTTTCTGTACTTCTCAGTACAACACCAGTACACCACTCGGCACTCGCTGCTCTGCCCTCGTCAGTATGGATTGCACCATCAGAATTGACCTTGACAAAACCAGCCGGTGGACCATGCCAAGTGCACAACGGCCTCGGTGAAGACACCGAATTAGCCTTAAATGAACACTCTACTActccttgtttctttcttgtaGTATCAAAAGGTACCGTAAAAAACCGCTTAACCCCTGCCCATGTCCCTCTGCTGGCCTACTCCAATCcccaccgcggcggcggcggccgggtaCAGCGTCGGGACCCGATATGGCGGCGGCTCGCGGACCGCAGCGGCCGCGAGCGTGGCCGTGCCGAGGGCGGCTAGCCTCGCGAGGGCCGCTGCAGTGAATTCTGTGATGCCCGTggtcgccgccatggagcTGCACAATTACGACGAGCCGACGACCCACCGAGGTCTGGAGaccggcgaggtggaggccATCTCGAGGAAGTGACTTTGGACCGCGTCCCGTCGCAGCGAGGAGCCAATGATTTATTGATTTGTCCCAGTTGAGCCGTGACCCGTGAACTGCATCGGTGCTTGCAGCATATATAATCAATGGAATTGCCTAGATGGTTCCAACTTTCAAGTGTTTCTCATTAGCAAACTGTTTGTCAATACCTTCAAATGTGGCTTCTTCCGATTATGAAGCAAATACTAGATAGCTACTCTTCCCCTCGAAACAGGAGCTCGCACAAACTAGATAGATGTCGATGGGGACACTACAAGGGGAGCCTGGTCATGGCGTTCTTTGTTCAATTTCACAAGCTGCTGTTGAAGAGAGCATGTCAGAAAATTTCCAAGACAATCAAGGACTAGAGTCTCATGAGGGCAGTGCGCCAGGGTTATTTTTGCAAACTAAAAGGTGCTGGTTTTGGTTGGAGGCGGGCGGTTAAGCGCAAAGTTGCGGCATACTGACCTGGCCATGTAATTATACTTTGGGAGTATCAAAGATTTTGGTAAAAACTTGCGTCAACCAAACCAAGCAATAAAACCGACACCCACAAAAAGAAACACTGCAACATCATCATCTGTATTTCTTACCAATATCTGATGTGCATAGATGAACACGAAACAATTGGCATAAAAACAGTCAGCTTAGGTAGTCACACGAAATGCTTCAACCATACATTACCAAAAACGATATATCAAGCATACACTACTATCTGCCCTATAGTGCAGAGCGTCAACACACATAACTGCCAAAGACAGACTTCTTGCATCACCACGATAGGACATTGCATAAATAAACAAAGCAGCGAATGCCCATGCTCCACTACTTTGCCCGTTTGGAAAGCCCTTTCTTAACCATGGTAGTCGCAGCATAAGGAAAACCAACTATCGAAGTCCAAGTAAGGACCTTGACAGCTCTTCCACACCACACGGTACCATGccttccaaaaaaagaaacaagggaAAACATTAGACTTGAATCAGACATGTATTTGAAGAGTAAAATAACAAAGAATAGTAGCTCCTTTACCTATATTTTGACTCCAAAGTCCTCAGCTCATCAAGGTAGTATTGATGGCACATGTAAATCTCTTTTGCACGCTACAATTGAACATGGACAAAAAGAAAGCTGTTATGGCAATCATCTACTGATATGAAAGAATAACTTATATACATGGATTCGTGAATTCACCCTCAACAACATAAAATCCTTAAACCACTCCAGGTGGCATGGTTATTATTTGATGTCCAACATAAAACTTATTTGCGAAACAATCTTAACTCATGGTAGATTTGAACTTTCAGATCCTAAAGAACTAACTCAATTACACTGCACCGGGCTAATCATTTCCTATGTTAACCCAAATCATGCAGACTGAGTGACACATTGATGTCTCTAAGGAGTGAGCGCAAAGCAACAAAATCTTGACAAGGGGATTGCGACAAAAATCTCGCCGTCAATTACGCATTCCCTCTAACATGGATGCCCAACCGAACACGATGTTTGGGGAACTTGTACATGTGACCATCTTCTTGTGCATGTGAACTCCaatcaaaacccaaaacaTTTACAATCATGGGAAAATGAATTACATGTAGACTTCTTTTGCTGGCAGTTCTAACATTTCCAACATACCGACTTATGtgcaaaggaaaaagaagaaagtttTCATAACAACACAATGGATCTCAAGTCAGAATACCTATAAAGCATGCAAGGCTACTTCCTCAACAACCAGTTTAAATCAAATGCTAATTTGTAATAGCCAAAGTATGAGAAACATCAAGACCAGTGGATTCAGAAGGCAGATACATGAAAATGATTCAGCGGTTAACAAAACGGCATTTTACAGCCAATTTACACACAATACTGAAACAATTATACGGATTGATGCAGATTAACCAGCGAGCATACCCTAAGAAAAACTACATGTATCACAACAGAAGATCCTCGGAGCGTGTTAGACCGTCCACAATTCACCACGTCCCTTACTGAAAGAAGGGCTATTGACTAATCCGGCAAATATGTGAATATTATAAACATATGATTTGATCTAAACAAGGGCGGTTAAGTTTCCGTGCGTGATAGACCTAGTAAATTGCATAACCCAGCAAGTCACGACACAACCAAGCCCAACCGGAGTACACGAATACACTAAATTCCCCAAACGGGCACAGCAAGCATGAAATTTTGTGCAGATCAAACTTTTGGTTCCGAAATCGATTGTTTGGTCACATCACAGATGGTTCCCATCACATGGGCGACGGAAGGGGTGAAAGGGGCAAACCTCGACGGAAGGGGTTCCCATCACATCGCCATGCGAACTCGCCCGCGCCGGAACGGGGGGCCGGGCAGGAGCGGCAGCAGAGGAGATCCTCATCCTCGTGACTAGGGTGCGTATCACCATCTGATCGCCGAGATCTGGAACGGGGGGCGGCTACGTCTAGGTTTTGTAATTGGGTGGCCAGCCCGGTCCAGCTTCCTCCTGCCAACGAGAGTTTGAGAGGAGACGCCGATACGGACACGTCATCAGAAGACGTATaattccctcaaaaaattgaaaatcaGAAGACGTATAAATGTAGGAGCCGGAGCAGGTTCGAGCCGCAGCGACGGACGAAAGAGGCAAGGAGGAAACCTCTAGAGAGAAGAGAACCCAAttccaaaccctagccgcctcCCCTTGCAGATCGTTCTGGGCAATCACATGGCGCTGCGCACCCTAGTCACGAGGATGAGGATCTTCTCTGCTGCAGCTCCTCCCCGGTCCCGCGTTTCGCCGCCGGTGGGTTCGCGTGCTCTGGCTACCTCCCCCACCGAGGTTTGCCCCCTTTCAACTCTTCCATCGCCGATGTGATGGGAACCATATCTGATGCGACCAATCAATCGATCGGGATCAAAAGTTTGATCCGCGCGGTTTTTATGCTCGCGGTGCTCGTTTGGGGAATTTAGCGTTTTCCTGTTGGTTTGGTTGTGTACCAGATTAGTTAATTGCCCTTCTTAGGGTATCTTCTGTTGTGATACAAGTAGTCTTTCCTAGGGTATTTTCGCGGGTTAATCTGCATCAATCCCTATAATTGATTCATTACTGCGAGTAAATTTTCTCCAAAACGGCGTTCGGTCGATTGTTGAGTCAAGTCCATGTACCCTGCCTTTTCCATCTCATGGTTTTGATGTTTTCCATGCCCTGCCTGTTTGCAAATTACCATTTGATTCGTAAAAACTGATTGTTGAGGAAGTAGCCTTGCATC
This is a stretch of genomic DNA from Brachypodium distachyon strain Bd21 chromosome 1, Brachypodium_distachyon_v3.0, whole genome shotgun sequence. It encodes these proteins:
- the LOC100843439 gene encoding uncharacterized protein LOC100843439, which produces MGCAFSAAAASSSALRPHAGVRVIHTNGYVQDFAADGPAVTVARATASLASSSSSSSSRYVLCSSAHLLQPGRAPFRPDEALQPGTVYFLLPHSVFQAESSAVDLACLMNRLTALARKSGGHGGSPCPVDALFAADRAPEEDPRVTAKPAGSKFCSAGASPAPWKPRLDRIDESVRSASTCSARSQD